One part of the Humulus lupulus chromosome 9, drHumLupu1.1, whole genome shotgun sequence genome encodes these proteins:
- the LOC133801087 gene encoding nicastrin-like isoform X1, translating to MPNLSNVLFVFHLLTFCLIYWTNNFLPHFQGSGILWNKYDFPVFLLSESSTKTIQEVSEEILKRQRSYTTVVAEFDLVMQTVKAGTRDSESCLKEETCLPLGGYRAVFGHHFLRLISPPQIRVSLLY from the exons ATGCCAAACTTATCTAATGTATTGTTCGTGTTTCATCTTTTAACATTCTGTTTGATATATTGGACCAACAACTTCCTTCCACATTTTCAGGGATCTGGTATATTGTGGAACAAGTATGATTTTCCTGTATTCTTGCTCTCGGAGAGTAGTACGAAGACCATCCAAGAG GTTTCTGAAGAAATTTTGAAGAGACAGAGATCTTATACCACTGTTGTGGCTGAGTTTGATCTTGTGATGCAG ACAGTGAAAGCTGGAACTCGTGATTCAGAATCTTGTTTGAAAGAGGAGACCTGCCTTCCATTAGGGGGATACAG GGCAGTGTTTGGTCATCACTTCCTCCGCTTAATATCTCCTCCTCAGATTAGGGTAAGCCTATTATATTGA
- the LOC133801087 gene encoding nicastrin-like isoform X2 has translation MPNLSNVLFVFHLLTFCLIYWTNNFLPHFQGSGILWNKYDFPVFLLSESSTKTIQEVSEEILKRQRSYTTVVAEFDLVMQTVKAGTRDSESCLKEETCLPLGGYSVWSSLPPLNISSSD, from the exons ATGCCAAACTTATCTAATGTATTGTTCGTGTTTCATCTTTTAACATTCTGTTTGATATATTGGACCAACAACTTCCTTCCACATTTTCAGGGATCTGGTATATTGTGGAACAAGTATGATTTTCCTGTATTCTTGCTCTCGGAGAGTAGTACGAAGACCATCCAAGAG GTTTCTGAAGAAATTTTGAAGAGACAGAGATCTTATACCACTGTTGTGGCTGAGTTTGATCTTGTGATGCAG ACAGTGAAAGCTGGAACTCGTGATTCAGAATCTTGTTTGAAAGAGGAGACCTGCCTTCCATTAGGGGGATACAG TGTTTGGTCATCACTTCCTCCGCTTAATATCTCCTCCTCAGATTAG